The stretch of DNA GGGCAAAATAGGAATTCAGAAACTGTTAAAACAGAAGAAACTAATGGACATGTAATTACAGAAAGACCTAAATTTGTACAAGGACCATTATCCAAAGGTGTGGCAGAACTGAGGGAGTCAGGAAATACATTTTTCCGTGCAGGTCAATATGGTGATGCTATTCTTAAATACAATGTGGCCattcaaaaaatggaaaaaggtaAGAACTGTGACCTTACAGATTTAAACATTTGTAAGATTACTGCCCTTGGACTGATATTATGAAAACTAAACTAGCAATCATACTAAATTTATGTTAATGTGAAGTCTCTTTATAGAACTGTTTAATATGTTCCAGACATATTGAGATGCAACAATCATGTTTCCAACTTCCAAGGTTTTGGGATATTTTAGTATTTGAAGAAAAAGATGACAACATTTTTTTACCTTACATGGTTTTAAATGTCAACCAGTTTAAATGGCTTTCAGCAAGGAAGTTAAAGAATCTGTTCATTTGATACAGTTAAATATCTAATGACTCAGCAAATCTGTTATTAAATGTGCATATAGCAGGGGTTTTCAGTTATTTGTAAatggaaaatttgatattttataagaaaatagaGGGTTTAATTTTGTTTCCCCTACCAATAAGTGAACTCAAAGGTAATATTTCCATATATCACAGAGGCTGCTAAAAGAATCCCAACTTTAACACATGTGGTTTGTGTTGGATTCAGAGATGACTCTTGAAATTTAAACTATCCTATTAATACCATGTCtaaaaatttgcataattttaaatattttgtgtaaAACATCTTATTTTATCAACAAAAGAAACATCATATAAAATGATAACACTATACAATTGTTCTGCTTGTATGTGTGCCCTGTTTACTTTTATTTTGCTCTGTGATTGCATGCATGAGAGATATTTAAACTTTGATTAATCTCTTGAAATACCAATGTATATTTTATATCCAGCAGTTTTCAagctgttttgttttaataattactACAATGTTTGTATGCATAAAATATGTGTTCACATTGTCAAGAGGATTTTTTTCTATGGATGTATATTTcactttgtccagaatcaactgtTTCCTTTCAAAACACATATGGGCATCATATATGTCTTACAGATtcagaacaacaacaaaaaataattcttacATCATTATTCAGTGCCCCAAAGATTTATCGGACCATGATTTCTCAAGTTCATTTGAATACATGCTCTTTAAAATGACTTAAGAACTTATTTTTCCAATTTCAGAGAAAACTGATCAGAGAGTTAATATCTCTCTCATATACAGTAACAGAGCAGCTTGTTATTTGAAGACAGGGGACTGCCCACATGCTATTAGAGATTGTACAACAGCATTAGATCTGGTGCCTCACTCAATCAAACCTTTGCTTAGAAGAGCCAATGCATATGAAATTTTGGAACGGTAAACCAGTATAACCTGTTTtctgcttttaaaaaaatctattaattAGCAAAAAATGATTTCAAGAAAAATGCTTCTTGTAAAAACAGTAAGGAAACATTTTTAGTCTTCTGATTTTAGGTATTGACATCTTTCCCGAGAAATAATGTTATTTTAACAAGTTAACTTTGCCAAAAatggttttaatttaatattacaCTATCATCAATGCCATAAAAGGACTTGACAGGAATAGtaaattgttttagttttttctCCTGAAAGTTATTGCAAATCCATTGAATTCAATGGAAAACAATTTTAGTGTTTTTGTTAAACTTTCACTTGACTGTCCTTCCCTCTGTCTGTCGGCCTCATTTTGTTTCTGCATACTTGTAAGTTTTTGCTCatctaaattttatgaaactcatgCACAATAATAAGAACACAGAGTTAGAATTTCAACAGTGAGGCCTTTACTGTACAAGAGTTTTACCCCTTTTTAACTTGGACAAGAACGAAGCTATAGCTGGGGCATATGTGTCCCCAAgacacattcttcttttttttcaaggAGGAAACCTCAGTAGCAAACTATATGGCTTCTATGCAAAATAGTGTAACATTATTTAAATTCAtgtaatatgtttgttttttagaTATCGACCAGCTTATGCAGATTATAAGCATGTTCTAAGTATAGACTCTTCAGTGGACATGGCACTTCAGGGATCTGCCAGGTATGTTGCACCTGTTGTTGATCAGTTTAGTATACAATCAGTATTGTAATAATAAAAGTCAAATTTGGTGTCACCTAGGAAACACAGAATGTACTATTTTGGGGAAATTATCGGCAaatctttttatctttaaaaatttcCAATGTGCCAGGATCTGCTTAAAGCATAttatttttctctcatttttagCCGATACATCATACTTTGTTAActtattgattatttttgtatctataatgTGGGTTTTGTTTAATCTCAATTTCAATTatgacatatattttttcttGCTATTTTTCTTGCTATTCTTTGAATTTTCTATTATAACATCATGAAAATGATGAGCATGCTTGATAGCGTCACGCATAAAGAACACATCTTGTTGAAATAGAAAGTGAAAAATTGTGTTTATATTGTTTAGAAATCATTTGAGAAAAAGATTACATAACTGAATCTGGTGCAATATAATATTTCTCTACTATTGACATTTTATTAATTGGAACTTCTAACTGTCTcaagtggagaaatatcataatacactAGGTATACATACAATGGTCCAATCTCGGTGTACACATGTTCTTTTAAGTACACATCAGCTTCCTAAATTGACAATTGAATTTGAACACTTCACCATTTCATCCAAAAACTTGTCTTAGTTTTGCTGGAATAAATgataatatgtaaattttattataAGGAATTTCTGAGCAATAAATGATATTATTGcacgtcaatataatacttcccacagaaagtaaccaaaagttagcgtgcaataaattccaatattgcactagtgcaatacatctacaaaattcatgacgtcatcaacaacaaaatcttattttaaaccaattttaactttcaaatattatattactatacaataaaagggttattgcatgaatattggggaatattgtccctcgtagaacatatattgaactagcaagctcgtgcaatataaaattctactctggacaatattccccaatattcatgcaaatAACCCTATGTTATTATATCATACAAGTATTATTTGCAATTTCTTGGATAACttacttattttatttatgaaGGTGTTCAAAACATTTGATAGAAGTTGATGGTTCAAAATGGAGAGAAAAATTACCCAGGGTTTCTTCTGTTCAATCATGGGAAATTCCAGAAATAATAGACAGTTCAGTACCAATCACTGCATCATCTCAACCTATCAAAACATCTTTCACATCATCAGCATCTAGTCAGCCAATCAACAACAGTGTTCCATCTTCATCTCAAAGTGTTAAAACAACAGAAAAGGTGAAAGATAAATCACAAGAAGAGAAATTTGAAGAATTTAAGACAGAGGGTAATTCATATGTCCAAAAGGTATTTTTatacaaagattttatttttaagataCCAGTATGAGATTCACCTAAAAGTCAAATAAATATTAAGCAAATGAATACAAAATACACTAAATAAATCAAGATGTATATTTGGTCAGCAGGAGCATTATATGTATAAATTAATATCTGATTCAAGTCAATGTCAACTGATATAAAATGGGCATAcatgttcattaaaaaaaatactgatttcacTCATGTGTTTCCTCAGGAAATAGCTCTTTACTCCTATGCTAGATGCCGATTTTAGCTATTTCATTAGTTTAAGCTTAATTGATGTTAATTCCATTAAAACtaacatataacatataacataAACAATTGCAGTTTATTACCATTTGTATTATTTTCAAGGGTGAATACCAGAAAGCTGTGCCAtgttatacaaaatgtattgagATTTTACCAAAAAAGGTTGTCAGTTTTACAAACAGATCTCTGTGTTATTTAAAACTTCAAAAGGTAGGTTTTAAAGGTGGTTGTTAGttcaatttaaaattgaaaattgcaaACCTTTATGAggatatatatgttaaaattaatattataagaaaacataaaaattaagaTAAAGGAGATGAATTTAAGctattaaaatttaaagtattttctatCTGTGACTCCAATGGCAAAAGCAGGTCTAGTAACCGCTATACTCAGTCTATCCTCCAATCTGTAAGACCTTATGTAGAAATCTTGAGTTAGACCTTATCTTCTATGGAagggaatgattttatatttgtatggAGCTTGATAATGTTGAGTTGTAGTATGTAAGCAATATTTATATCAACCACACAGCCACTTCCTGTTTGCCAAtggtttgaaattttaaaacactcACTGTTTTAGGAATAAATTTTCTATGGAAGGGAATGATCAGTTTTGCTTCATACAAATGCCTTAAGATATAACAATACAGGCTCCTTATAGCCTCTACTTGCTGCAGTGATTATCAATAAAAGGCAAGAATTATTTGCTCtgtagaatattttttaaatgtacagCGATCTAATAGGGTTAACCTAacctttatttttgttgttgttcgaAGTTGAGTTTTAATTGGTAGCTTTACACTGATAAGATATTTATTGTTTTAGCCAACAGAAGCAGAAATAGATTGTACAACAGCATTGTCACTTGATAAAGATAATGTGAAAGCTTTGTTTAGAAGAGCTCAGGCTAGAAAGGTAGGATTACCAGAAAGTAGCTAAACAACAATCTTAATTTTAGAAAGTATATgtgatttttataaaatgttgtatGCATTGAAAACTTGCATCTAAATGTCGAATGATTTTAATATATGTAGTATTTAGACTGTGACAGATACAATAACGTTTTTATGAAAAAGATCTATGAATATATATACAACCTACGTAAAATACAGTGAAGAAATATATTTTCTCAATTAAAATACCTTTCTcagaattgtatttaaaaaagatatgttAATGCTGTGAGTATTTGTGTGTATATCAGATTAAAAAAAgagtcaatttgaaatttgatagCTGTGAACAAATGATGATGTGGAATATTATTTCAATCAAATTATGAATTTGTGCATTAACATTATAACTATGAAAGAGTGATCCCTCAGAGaacatttagattttaaaattacagaaaaaattcCAGATATGAGAATTATAGGATTAGTAAACTTTCTAAACAATGTACAGAAATATGATGGAAATATTAACAAACCATATTATGCTAAATCTAGTTTTATTCAGATGTTCTAAATCTGTTGCCTAAATCATTCCAAATTTTCAAGAACATAGaagctttaaaaaaacaatttataaaaaacaattttacataaaaaaatgcatttcagGAACAAAAAAACTGCATAGAAATGAATCAGTTATTGAAAGTTTCCATAGAATAGGATTTTATATCAATGttgtaaacaagaaatacatTTCAGATGTTGAAGACACACAAAGCCAGTTTAGAAGATTTAAATCAGTTGTTAAAAGTAGATCCTAAAAATACAGCAGCTAAAAAAGAAATGGATTTAGTGAAGGCTTTATGGAGAGAGGTAGATACTACATATTCAAGACACAAgctaaaaatatatcaaatcaaaattCCTTTGAGAAAAGGAAAGAGATTAATGAAAAAATTGTCtgattaaaatgaatttttaatgaaatattaagtCAGTATTGGGGGAATTGAATGGAAATATTGTGacattacataatattttatccaTGTAATTTTTCTTTGTAATCATGCATGCAGAGAAATCCTAATAGCttagatactgtaaattcagaaattattgctatgtttttattaatgcaataATGTGACTGTGTGAGTATCGCATTGTTATAtctgataaatatatatgtatgcaaattttcctgacatcgcaataattaatctagcaataataaatgcatgcaataatttctgaatttacaatattaaGGAGATGAGAGCAATGTAAGAAATACATGAATTAGGACTTAAGactttaaagaaaaatgataatTAACTAATACTTCATGATAAATATGTGCACAAATTAACCTTTATTTTTAACTTGTAGGAACTTAATTCCTTAAAGAAAGAGATGGGGAAACCTGCAGAAAACAAGCCTAGGAAGAGGATAGTTATTGAGGAGACAGACTCAGAATCTGAGGAGGAAGGTTAGATCAATAAGTCTATTCAAATATCATAAACTAGACAATATAAAGAtgatttttaagatatttttaaatTCTCAATTAAAAGTAGTTTCaacaaattataattgttttgtaaaagGCAAGACCGATGATTGATTGATCAGGTGATTGTATGGGTCACATCAGCTCATAAATtataaaagaagaagatgtggtatgattgccaatgagacaactatccacaaaagaccaaaatgacacagacattaacaactataggtcaccgtaaggccttcaacaatgagcaaagcccataccgcatatatcaCAGCAACCTTTATATGAAAAGACAATGAAACACATTATAATCATTCATAATATCAATCTGTAGATTTATTGTGTTGCCAAACAGAATCCAACTGAAATGACCCACATGAATCACTTGTGCTGTTGTCTTTGTCTAAATCACACTTTTTTAATCAGTCACTCCTTGAAATGACAGAGAGATTTAGGCATGATATTTCTAGCTGCTGTGGCATTTTCAACAATTGATTTATGATTAGGGTCAGATTAAATGAAACCAATTAAACTTATcatattttgtatgcagttgtatgAGCTTAACACATCTCTTTTTAATTGAGATTATTTGGCTCTGAATCTTCAGTCATGGTACACTGAATTTGGATGCGTTGCAtagttaaaatgttaaaagtatTGCCATTTTAGTATCAAAATTACATATAGTTAGCAAATATGTCATATCTTAGTCAACATTTTattaattacattaattaaagaatatcattatagaattttgtaatatttacaaaattgtattGCTCTTGTCTTTCAGTTTCAAAGGACCAGCCTAAAGTATCCAAATCAACTAGTAGTTCAACAAAGGTAGACACTAAGGTTGAAAAACAGCCAGATAAACAGGGGTCTTCTTCAAAGCAGGAACAAAAAAAGCCACTTGAAACAAAGTCACAAGGGACAAAAACAGATTCagaaatattgaaagaaaaacaaacagaaaagaaatcAACACAGCCTTCTAGTGGGACAAAGTCATCCACAATCAAGCCAACAAGTTTTGGATTGCCACAGTCTGTTCCTAAGCTAGAGAAAGCCACACCATATGAGTTTATAACAGCCTGGAATTCATTAAAACAGTCAACAGATTTACAGCCATATGCTGATCTTCTGAGACAGATTCCACCAAAAGAACTCCCTAAAGGTATAAtgatttttcaaatgtaaaacttttaacagttatcaatttattttattttgttaaaccaGAATTCAACTAAACTTCAAACTGTCTTCTCTATTGGAAGTAAAGATGTGCATCCCAGTTTAAATGATTCATAACATAGGTTTTTGAGGTTCCTATAGCCATAACCATTGACACTGCCTACAAATAAAAATCATCACACATATATTTGAAAGTACACAACATATTTTCAGCTGAATATGTAAGTCAGCAttggtttaattatctttcaGTGATCAGCAATAAATTAGATGGAGCAATGCTGAGCAAAATAGCAAAATGTGTTGCAGAAAAGTTTACTGGTGAAGGTAAGAATAAAGATACATCGTAGAGAGTGGGGGGAAAAAGGGTGATATTGATTACTTTAATTAGGTGTAAATAATAGGTGGCAGCCATCATTGTGACTCTTTATGTTTCTGAAATGGGAGGTTTGGAGAAAACAGATAGAAAAACTGTTTCAAATCTATTTGTAATCTCTCCAACTCTAAGCTCTCAAACTTCACACTAGGATTGTTTGCCATCATGTTTAGTCAACCATATTATACCATAATTTTGATTTTACCAAATTTACAGGAGTTATGGGACTTTGACTACTTTTCAGGAGTATTTTTAGGTGTAACCTTGTGAAGACAATTTGACAGAAATCTCTCATATTTGGTGGGATTGATTTTCATCATGTTTAACGGACTGCATTATACCACTATTTTGTTTTGGGAATATTTATGGGTTTTTTACCATAAATTTACTTTTGTATCACAATAACACATTGTTTCACAGTGACACCAAATGTAgcaattgtttcttttaaaattgtaacacgatgataaCTGCTGTACCCagattttgactattttatttattatgtcgtTTAGTTCACGCATTactgtaaatataacggaatttgatgagactgtcatacaaagtgagaggtttagtgctataaatccaggtttaatccaccattttctacatttgaaaatgcctgtaccaagtcaggaatataacagttgttgtccattcgtttttgatgtgttttgtcatttgaattttgccatgattagggactttccgatttgactttcctctgagtttagtatttttgtgattttactttttacacattgttacACAGTGACACACTTAATGTTCTTATTTATACAGCACTGGAGACATTTTCCTATAGCCTAGCCATTGTGTTTATGTCTCTTTTTCAGAAAGAATGTTATAATTtgtcaaaagttttaatatttataGAGAATAGTCTCATAGAAATCCATTAATTTTAACAATATAAGCTACTTCTTAAATAAACCATATACTAAGGCaacttttaataataaacatattGAGGTGGTTCCATAAAAAAACTTATGACTAAGATTGATTGTAAGTACACTAAATTGTTCATGATATACAATCAATCTTAGtcataagtttttttgtgaaactgactTGTATTTAATTTGCCCGTTTTCAATGTTTTTACataatgtgtttgatcttttgtaGATGATCTGTCTACAAGTTATCAGATATTGATGAACGTGAGCAAGGTGCCAAGATTTGAAACAATTGCCATGTTCATGTCTAAAGAAGAAAAGAAAGGTAATGTTACATGATGCTATGAAAATGTTGTTCACTGAATGTCATATTGACACAGTAGTCTGTGAGGACATTGACTGCTATAATGTATTATTTCCCACATTATAAATTTGAAGAAGGTATTTTATTAAGATTTTGACATGTCAGTCCTGCTACCACCACGTTATTGTCTCTTGCTTGTGCCTTCATTTTTATGTACGATTCTTTTTTAATTTGGAGAACAGTTTTCTCTTAAACAAAACATGGATGGAACCGATTTCAGGGAAATCTGAATTGAGGGATAActttttaagtatttttgtaaGGACTGTGGCTGAAAACAGGGCACATAGGTaattctgacaattttttttatctatattgaTATCAAAAGAActttaataatatattaaatttactcaataattaatgaaatgatATCAGCTGTAAGTCTGATTTCATTCACATATGGTAGATGGCatatttcagaaaataataaTCTTAAATGATAAGAACATCTATTTAAAAAAGACATTGTTAGGCAAAACATGATATGTATGAGTATGTCACTTATTtcattatctataatactaaaattacgaggtccaatttgtcagccgtcatcacgtaaaaaacgacgaatcaaagaattcaactttatatacaactaatatagtacaaaggtgtagattaaaaattacaccactccaggcccttttgttttccacgtaattaatattgccaataattaggaagttccgcgtcgagtccgataccgataccaatagtataatcacctgttacctattaccttatctgtacgttccgcatctgacaggcgcaccaccaaacagtgtattcaggattaatatgctatatacacgggtcataatcacagggttgacactactaaattgtcaaattgttacctattgtagtattttaatccgtaagactttctaagataacaatacgaatactgaaaatctggactaaaataagtttcaatttgttagcgggcatgacgtaaaacagcgaatcaaagaattcaactgtatttataactaatataggacaatgctgttgattaaaaaatactccattccaggaccttttgttttccaaataattaatattaccaataattgataagttccagttcgacgggttcaaacagaaagatttgaaagcagagaaaattgtgtatcttataatcggcatgactttatcagatgacagtactaatactaagatgaggcttgcacatagttatatacttaaTTCAaacacggacccgcgatatcacgggtgtgttctagtattatataAAAATCCAATGTGCCAGATTTGTTACTTTATCATTTCTGGATAAGTCATTTCTGGGGTAAAGTTTCAGTATTAAACTGTAACATATAacctttgttttttttagatatagaGACAGTATTGAAGAAGGTAGAATCTGCAGGAGATATGGCCAGGAAAGAAGACATCAGTCAACTCAGGAAAAAATGttctttatgaaaatttctgtagTGTTTGCATTTTTATAGCCAAATCTGATCATTTTTCTGGAGATTTCAAATTGATTAGAATCAGTTAAACTTTCCTGCATTGATGTTTATCTTTATACAAGTAATGACACCTCGATGATTAAAAAACAGATAATTTATCAACTTTGAGTGTATGAAATATAGACAATTAAATCAGATAAGTAACTGGTATAATGGAAGACATGTGAGACCCTGTGAATTCAATTATTTCTTTAGACAGTTTATAcatgtttttcttaaaaatgtTATGTGTCAAGatatttttacatgaaatattaaattttattgtgtgtAATGGCATTATC from Mytilus galloprovincialis chromosome 2, xbMytGall1.hap1.1, whole genome shotgun sequence encodes:
- the LOC143064897 gene encoding sperm-associated antigen 1-like — translated: MSTVSDNVLFQSETTRKYDIPLTHLDYPYIEKCTDTKELERILRILRSGDEGFYPDLETFCEERIEKLNPKSRVLRKEVPLGRPGDLAKDEWKKIDTDLKTWEMDMKTTESSKKRYTDSFDDPELPPIRSGFMNGTSNPSNEADAGKKSKRVTPRDYKEWDKFDIDKELDDVDKKDKKEEKKPTKSSTVVPQIDTNINTAGMTDEEKIMRAGKEKDKGNEAFRAGDYEESIAYYTRSIKLHSTAASYNNRAIAHLKISGWTNAAEDCNRVLDLEPDNIKALLRRGTAYKGIKEFSKSLQDYKQVLKLEPENKRAQDLIEDLAIEEGKHEEEKRKRKEKGRRMVIEEVDEESDDEIVVDKTPKEGQKIVYGHSDGGQKPKTPEIIKEKSDNKKPVDSEKSIKSESKQDDNKHGKVVENGHNKNKESTSLKNNDKNIWKEEDIVETSAVSETNKSQNESRLPKNTRQGSNTQTENKLDFPLTQTESTADSSESKSDMGETKEKEKGKESSNSGQNRNSETVKTEETNGHVITERPKFVQGPLSKGVAELRESGNTFFRAGQYGDAILKYNVAIQKMEKEKTDQRVNISLIYSNRAACYLKTGDCPHAIRDCTTALDLVPHSIKPLLRRANAYEILERYRPAYADYKHVLSIDSSVDMALQGSARCSKHLIEVDGSKWREKLPRVSSVQSWEIPEIIDSSVPITASSQPIKTSFTSSASSQPINNSVPSSSQSVKTTEKVKDKSQEEKFEEFKTEGNSYVQKGEYQKAVPCYTKCIEILPKKVVSFTNRSLCYLKLQKPTEAEIDCTTALSLDKDNVKALFRRAQARKMLKTHKASLEDLNQLLKVDPKNTAAKKEMDLVKALWREELNSLKKEMGKPAENKPRKRIVIEETDSESEEEVSKDQPKVSKSTSSSTKVDTKVEKQPDKQGSSSKQEQKKPLETKSQGTKTDSEILKEKQTEKKSTQPSSGTKSSTIKPTSFGLPQSVPKLEKATPYEFITAWNSLKQSTDLQPYADLLRQIPPKELPKVISNKLDGAMLSKIAKCVAEKFTGEDDLSTSYQILMNVSKVPRFETIAMFMSKEEKKDIETVLKKVESAGDMARKEDISQLRKKCSL